The Oncorhynchus masou masou isolate Uvic2021 chromosome 13, UVic_Omas_1.1, whole genome shotgun sequence genomic interval GCGCATTTGGGACCATAATAGTCATGTTGTGAGCGGTTACGCAACAATGGCGTATTTTCAGTCGTCTCAAGATATGTAAATACGACTATACACAGATTGTCATGAAGTCTGTTCTTCAGAGATCGTACTGCCTCGTGTCCCTTGCCATATGGGATGTGCCTCCGACGTTAATCAATTTTACATGGGGGGGGGCTGCCTTGTCTCCTTGCGCCCTGTCTGCTTCACATTCGATGAATCAAGAATGTGTAGATGGATGCCTTCTAGTGTTTTGACTGTCTCGTCAACACTGGCTGTCATATTGGTAAATTCATGGTCTCATCAAATCCAGATACATAGTATTGTGCGTGTGTTTTCTTATCAGACACGATTGACTGGACACTTGTCCTTTAGTTAATAATAAAAGCAAACGTTTCTCTGTCGCCAGAAGAAGCGGGATTAGAATGATCTACAAAGCCATGATTAGCAAGGCCATGGAGTACGTGCAGAGGACAATAAGGTTAACCATGTCAAGCTTTGTTTTCCCTTCACACCCTTGTTAACCAATGACATCAATGCCAGCATGTCGTCCTTCTCTACAGTCATTAAAAGGAAATGAGGGAGTCCTTTGTGTATTTTATTAGCTGAACAAAAATATCTATCACACACCACAGTTGAACAGGTTTATTCTGATGTAGGAGAGCACCAGCCAAGGTGTTATACACCTGTCTGGCATGCTTCCTCATATTAACAAAGAGTGGAAAGACCTCGCACAAAAAAATAGACTTGGCATCCAAGGCAAAATATTGAAGTAGATCTGGTAGATTCCCTTCATGTTGTTCCCTTCCTGTTGTATGTAAGGGGATAGACAGTCATTGGAAGACATGGAGGGGTCAGTATACTCCCTGTGAGTGGGGAAAGTCTGTCTCTTTGCCAGGGGTGACATGGGAAAGGTCAGAGGTCCAATTGAAAGTGTTCCCAGAAACGTAACTGGTCTGTGGCTTGGCGCTTGTTGCTTTACATGGACAGCCTTGAGGGTTTATGGCTTCTGGCTGACACAACAGGAGGATCCTGGGGGACCAGGTGTGGTGTGTGGCATCACCAGCGAGGTCATGGGCCGCCAAAGGATGTTAGTGGGCGTTGGGCCAAGGTACTGCATGGTGGAGTCTGAGCGGGGTTGGGGAGGATGGTTGATGTACCAACCACTTAAAGAGTagggaatatataaatatagctTTTGATCCTATTTAGTGTTCATGACAGCTTGACCTAGTGTTCCATTCTGTTTCTTGTGGATGCTTTTCATGTTGTTGCTTTCTCGCAAACCCATGGCCACAGCTTTATATCTTTTGTTAATGAGTTAATTGCTGTGCTGATAGTGGAACGGGCATGTGTAAATGATGGCGTAATCAGATATCACCAATTCTAATTTCCTCCTAGACCAAAGCCCACACTGGCTGCCCCGGCAACGTGAAAAACCCTTGACCAGGCCTGAACGGACGCTAACTATCCCAGTTATTGATTGATGACATCTCTGTCTCCTGGGATGATTCTGATGAATGGGAGAATGGGGAGGTTTGGAGGAAGTGAAGGTCCCATATGTCACCAAATAGCACAAAGAGAATACCCCCCCATCACAGAGCCCGTTGTCAAAGCTCAGAGCATTGAATGTAGAACATTGCTTTGGCAATTAGTCTCGTATCAACGCTCTATCAACACTCTATCAACGCTCAGTCGTCTGCCTAGATTAAGACCCCCGCAGTGTTCTGCTATCTGCATGATTGTCTGCGAGGCTCGGGGTCTTTTCTCTTTTAGTCCCAACCCCACACCCAGCCATTTATAACCATTCTATTGAGTTGTCACTGGCCACTAAGCCACACAGATGTGACAGACAGTTGTTATGCAATATACCACCGCAAACTGGGTGAGAGAAACATCGGCGAACTAAGGTTTTTTAGAGTGCAATTGTTTACTTTTGTACGAACAATAAATATCTAATGGGTGTGAAACATCTATTGTAACTAATCTATAGCAGCTGGTTCCCCGACGAATGCAATTTTTTCGACGACATGGAACTTCATCTCATAAGACTCATCAAATATATAAATCACATAATTGTGTTATGTCTTGAACCAGAACATATGTCCACAATTTAGTGATAAATGAATAACCTaatggaaatacattttaatttgCATACCTATGTAGCTGAAACGGTAATCAATCTCCTGATGAACAGGCCCATTTCCTGGTGTAGAGAGAACCTATTGGAAATCTGTGCCGATCATGTATCTCAATCATTATGGTTTTAACTTTGAAATGAAGTCACCCACCCAATCAATAACCATGATTTCACTGATGGCACTAAACcatcttttttttgtttgttgactGATTCATTTTTGGTCGTGCTCTGACCACATGCTAATACTGTTGTAATTAATACTAgatcacgtgtcaaactcattccacggcgggacgagtgtctgcaggtttcgCACCCCTGTACTAGATCatattaatcaaatgtatttataaagctcttcttacatcagctgatatctcaaagtactgtacagaaactcagcccaaacagcaagcaatgcaggtgtggaaTCTATCGGCTGTAGCAGTAAGTAACTGTGGGAACGCACCTGGTGCAAACTGTGATGTTTTGAATAGGAATGACTTGTTAGGATGTGACAGCAAGGGTTGGCCTTTGAGAGACAAGGTGTGAGAAACGGTAGAAGAGAGGAAACGTGTCACGGCATGTCATACAGGGAGTAACGAGGATATGAATATTAAACGGAGAAGACTAGTCATGAACCTGGAAATTACatgttaatgtactgtattacGGGGTAAATGGATATTGTAGCGCGTCTGCATTTAGCAGTCCGTCTGTTTCAGGATATGCAATGGTAGAATGAAAGGGGTTGGAGGAAATGGTGGTTTGGAAACTTGAGTCAAGCCAGATAAGCGTCTGTCAATACTGCAGGCTCTAAAGGAAACCCAACAGTTGAGGGTTAACATGGTGTACACAAACTGACCCACAACAATTTCTATTTCGAGACATTTCTAaacatttgtgtcagtgcagtataATGACTCATCAGTGAAATGTATTGAGGCTGAATGTTTTGTGTATATTGATTTTGTTTTAAATGATTCAATAAATCATGTCCTTCCACCTCAATGGGTTAAGGAAATTCATGTGCATTTTTAAAGTGTGGTCGCTTCCCTTATAAATGCATTTACTTTACGTTAGTCTTCAGTTCAACCTGACAGGTTATTTTGACCCAGATTTCTTTTGTCACTAGTGTGGAACAGACCACTTACTGTATCAGGGTGTTGGCTATGGAAAACATTACACACATGGCCACAGGTGCACAGCTGACCACTGACACAGGGACCAGTGGACTATCACCCAGAGTACCCAAGCGAACAAAAACCACATTACCCTCAACCCACTGGCCTGGAAGTGATGTGGACTAAATCGCTGCCTTTCCAGCCCTCGACTGATGTGAAACTGGGTGGAATGACTCGCTCCCATTTTCTGTCTCTGCTACAGAGGAGTGAGGGCCCAGCCACACTCGTTTCAAAAGGACCACCTAGATATGATATTGTTGCTGGTGTTACATTCTCACCTTTTTTTAAAAATTTCGTTCATAGAATTATACTGGCCCTTTAGCCAAACACAATTTTTAACAGGCCTTAATGTTCTGCTAAAACAGTCATCACACAGTGCCGGCTAAACTAAAACCACAGATGAAAGGGAGTTTGTTAAAATGATCGTTGCTGGAAATCAACCACTGCTAAAAATCCTGGGGTGGGCGATATCGTCAGATCATCGCGAATGTAGGCGACATGAATCAGTTAGCTACACTATGCTTGCGAACTAGTCTTTGCTTGTAACCTACTACTGGTGGAATTAATTTCACACTCGTGTATGCAGGAAGAGTGTAGCAATATGTTTGCAAAATGGTCTACTTTGATGGCCAATTTGTTGCATTAAGTTATGAGAAAACGGAGACAACATGGCATTATGCCACCAAACAcaacttttatttaactttttaCATAAGAGGGCTCTATCTGCACCTGTCTGCTCACCTTTACTATTAGCCTCCTGCACAAGTAAGATAGGAAAAAAGGATGGGACACATTAGCCCACCTGACATCACACATCCCCTCACAGAAAGCTAATTTGATCTAAGCATAATGGGAAATCCGGGCATGGACAATGAAAGCAGTTGAAtcccatttttattttattttgaaaatatttttttaaagcattgCATCAGCCTAAAATGACTTAACGCATCCTGACAGGCCTGAGTCATCATGTTTGTCTCACGATGGAGGCTGTGTTTACTCAACCCTGCCAGGAATGTGATTTTGAGCTGCTTACTGAGCCTCATTATCCCCAGAGTTGAGCATTACAGTAATAATTTTTGATGTTAGCGTTTGAATTAAGATTTGTTTTTCCAGCTCCTGCCAGATTACAGAATAGATCTGCTGGTGTGCACGTGTCGTTTCATTGCATATGTATATTACAACACCGTGTATTACATTGTTTGTGTGGtatcgtctgctaaatgacttaaatgtaaatctaAATGTGTATGAGAGTGATTGTGGACTTGCTCACGTGACTTTTTGatatatgcctgtgtgtgtgggcagAATGAGACAGTATTTCATTGGCATTTGGAGTTGAAAGAAAGGTCAGGGATGCCTGGGTACGAAGGGACTGCTTGGATCTGCCTGGACGGACCTTTACACTACCGGTATCCGAATCACTAAGTCCCTCCGCCCCGACGGCACCCACAGACAGACCCAACGGGGCTGGTTAACCTTACTGCTGAGCATTCAGGTCAGACTGAACTCTCTAATGGCCTGTTGCATGAGTGTCACCAGTCAACATGTCACGTGCGCGTCTTTGTTGTGTACTGTGGTTGATGTTTGGATTAGGTTCTGAAAACAGACTCCCATCTGGTCTAAAGTGATATTTGCAGTCTTCATCAATTTCCATATGTTGTTATTCAAAGAATCTCTGCATTACCAAAAAGGGCAATTAAAAAAAAGCAATCAGGGTTCATTTTTGGCCACTATGTTGATAGCAGCACATCATGAATAATTCCCTTTTGAATGTGCTGTTTGTGCCAATGAGCAGACTTGCCCCAAGGGAAAAATAAGTAAGGTGGAATCTCACCATGAGACGCCTGGCCTGAAGCCATTGTGGAATGTTTTTCTGTTCATAATGAGAGAAGCAGTTTGAAAACAGGGTGTGTTCGGGGCGACTACATATTAtaccaaacaaaaatataaacgcaacatgtgcagtgttggtcccatgtttcatgaactgaaataaaagatcccagaaatgtttcaaatGTGTTTAAaaccctgttagtgaacatttctcatttgccaagataatccaaccacctgacaggtgtggcatatcaagaagttgattaaacagcatagtCATTACGCAGAtacaccttgtgctgaggacaataaaagccCACTTTGCCTTCAATTGCCTTcccttttagagaatttggcagtacatccaatcggcctcacaactgcagaccacgtgtaaccatgccagaccaggacctccttctggcttcacctgcgggatcagcTGAGACCAGCCGCTGTACGACAGCGTATTCCAGTTcaagccaatatccagcaacttcgcacagtcgtttaagagtgggacaacattcattaggccacaatcaactgcctgatcaactctatgcgaaggagatgtcgcgctgcatgagacatagtggtcacaccatgatccacgcccctaccttctTTTTTTTATgtactgtatctgtgaccaacagatgcatacagtatctctattcccagtcatgtgaaatccatagattatggcctaatgaatgtatttatttattttttaatttaaaaaaattgaaCTGAAACTGAGATCTTGAAATGGTTGCAtgtgttattttttaaaattttgttcagtgtagttacttCATTTGGGACATTTTCACAGATCATTAACTACATAGACTGTTATACAAACAGTGTCTGCTTTTCTGAGACTTGGGGGGAGCTGAAGGCACCGAGTATGACCAGTTTTAGGAGGCTGTGAGAAAGCATAGTTTTCATGATCTATGATGGAGAATGTCTGGTCTTGGCGGTGGCTTCCATCCTTACAgcataccaccccccccccccccttcctttctcctctctctctcctctcccttctcctcacaTGCAGTGTCGCCACTGAAACTCTGAAACTAAATCCTAAGACTATGGAGGCACTTGACCGATTCCAAGACGGCACAGCCATCTAAATTATAGTCGCTCCTCCCCCCCCCCGCCCAGTCATCCCTAGCCCTTAACTGCCAGCCCACGCATCAATCATCCTGTGTCTTGCATATGTTGACTCAACAGCCACCATggacgctcacacacacacacacacacacaccctgcagtgCTTCAGGGTTTGTGAATATCTCATGGTGTGTTGCACTCTAAAAACACTCGCAGCTCTTCCTCTGTGTCTGCAAGACCCACGCAGCTCCGAACATGGCAAGACCTGATTTGTCCTTTTTTTTGCGAGTGACATGTATATATTCTATGCTTGTATCTGAGCCTGTCCCTTTTTTCATATGGGGTATGTGATAGTTGTACGTTAGGATACTGCTCTGGGAGGAGGATGTGGACAGTTTGACTGACACTCGGTCACCTTGTGTCCCCAGGAGGAGGAGATGCCGGAGGAGGTGAACATCGACGGGCTGTTAGACCTGAAGAGTGACGAGGAGAGAACGCACAGACTCCAGGTGAACTGTACTACTCAATAGCTAAATCATCAGTGGACTTTTATCATTTTATCAATTAAACGCTGTGTGAACAAGTTGTACTGTTTTTGATTGTGGGAATAACAGTAATAGCTGTAGATTTGGTTGCTATTTTATGCTATTTTATATATTGTTTCAGCAGCAGGCTGGCCAGATGAACTAAAATCTTATTTGGTCTGGGGATTTTTTTTCCAGGAAATGTTTCACACGTGCAATAACACAGAGGTAAGTGAGGTAATCTATGTAAaagagtaatatctaacaatgtgTTTTACGATTGTTTTGGGTTGTATTTTATGCCATTTATGTCCATAGACTGACTATACAGAATGATGTCACAGTGAAGGGACCCAATCAGAGAGCAGTTATGACTATTTCATTATGAAGGGGCAAATCAGATTACAGGATTACGAAGTCATTATTAAGGGACCAATCAGAGAACAGGGTTATGACCATGTCATTACAAAGTTTGCAAAACTGACCTTTTTGGAgaattctggattttttttttcttcttagtCCCTCCTGATTTTGGAAATCCTCCAACCTGGGATTTTGGGGAAGCCAGGTAATTTATTAAATGTTCCTAGAATTTTTCAACCCTAGTCATTATGAAGGGACCAATCAGAGAACAGGGCTATGACGTCATTATTAAAGGACCACTGGTCAAGTCTGAGTTGAGTCACAATTCATGACAATTGTGACTTGAGTCCAAGTCTTAAACTCAAGTACTACAACAttgcctttctccctctctcgatCATCTCCTCGCTCTTTCTTTCAGGAACAGAAGTAACCAATCACGACTCCACATATAGTAGCTGACAATGCTAGTCTTGCCCCTCATATGCGAGGTCCTTCTTTCACACTGTCCCTGTATCCTTCGTGGTCAGCATCACTCAACCTGTCTGTGTTGGCAGACTATGTTGacactcccccacacacacgtTGATATCATACACACAAAATGAAGTGATGTCTCTGAAACATGTTTCACTGTGAATTATTCAACATTACCGACGTTGTGTGTCGCTGCCTTTCACTGTATCCATTCTGAGCATGTTTCGTATGTTGACCGACTGCCCTTTTCCCTGCACacacaggttttcatcaaggagctgGTGTTGAAACTCCACGGGCTGCAGAAACAGGAGGACCTCCACAACAATGGCATCGAACAACCCCAGCTACACATCTTCCCCAACAGGCAAAACTCTGCAGACCGAGAGGTGATCTGAAGGCCCTGTTACGTTCCCCTTCAACCCCAGAACCCGACTCCCCATTCCCCCCCAGCCTGATGCCACGGACCTCATCTGGAAAACATGGGGTCTTGCTGGTCTTTACACTGTGCTCTACACACTGTCAAATACACATCAAGCAGCCAGATCTGACAACTTATCACAAACTTTGCAGACACCTTAtcttctgtccacacacacacacacacacacacagccacaatgCACAGGCAGTCCCTGCAACATTTGTACCTCTACAATGTCAAATGAGTTCTGTTTGATTTTTGTTAACTCCGTGTCCGAAATGTTTGAAACATGCTGCCCTCTGTTTGGTCGCTACCGCTACTTGTGTCCTGAGTGTCCTTGAATTGCTTTTATTGGACAACTCATTAGGGCCTCGGCTATTGGTCGGTGTGTCTCATGTTGTGAGATGCACCTCTGATTCTGTTTAGCTCATAAACCAGAACCAAAGAGTCCAACAATGTACTGTCGATACCAATGTCAGTCGGAAGGTAATAGAGACTCTATAGCGCTTTCATATACCCCCAATGGGTTAGTCAACGGTTCCTCGCTATGAGCAGGTCTACCATATTTTCAAACTGCATCCAGTAACATGAGACAGTAGCTCATGAGGTcaacttgaaaaaaaaaaatatatatatatatatatatatatatatatatatatacatacactgctcaaaaaaataaagggaacactaaaataacacatcctagatctgaccgaatgaaatattcttattaaatacttttttatttacatagttgaatgtgctgacaacaaaatcacacaaattatcaatggaaatcaaatttatcaacccatggaggtctggatttggagtcacactcaaaattaaagtggaaaaccacactacaggctgatccaactttgatgtaatgtccttaaagcaagtcaaaatgaggctcagtagtgtgtgtggcctccacgtgcctgtatgacctccctacaacgcctgggcatgctcctgatgaggtggcggatggtctcctgagggatctcctcccagacctggactaaagcatcctccaactcctggacagtctgtggtgcaacgtggcttcggtggatggagcgagacatgatgtcccagatgtgctcaattggattcaggtctggggaacgggcacgccagtccatagcatcaatgccttcctcttggcgagcacatggagggctgtgcggccccccaaagaaatgccacctcacaccatgactgacccaccgccaaaccggtcatgctggaggatgttgcaggcagcagaacgttctccacggcgtctccagactctgtcacgtctgtcacatgtgctcagtgtgaacctgctttcatctgtgaagagcacagggcgccagtggcgaatttgccaatcttggtgttctctggcatatttcaaacatcctgcacggtgttgggctgtaagcacaatccccacctgtggatgtcgggccctcataccaccctcatggagtctgtttctgaccgtttgagctgACACATGCTcaaacggggcggcagggtagcctagtggttagagcattcgactagtaaccgcaaggttgtaagttcaaacccccgagctgacaaggtacaaatctgttgttctgcccctgaacaggcagttaacccactgttcctaggctgtcattgaaattaagaatttgttcttaactgacttgcctagttaaataaaggtaaaataaataaataaaatttgtggcctgcagggctctggcagtgctcctgctcctccttgcacaaaggcggaggtagtgttcctgctgctgggttgttgccctcctacggcctcctccacgtctcctgatgtactggcctgtctcctggtagcgcctccatgctctggacactatgctgacagacacagcaaaccttgccacagctcacattgatgtgccatcctggatgagctgcactacctgagccacttgtgtgggttgtagactccgtctcatgctaccactagcgtgaaagcaccgccagcattcaaaagtgaccaaaacatcagccaggaagcataggaactgagaagtggtctgtggtcaccacctgcagaaccactcctttattgggggtgtcttgctaaatgcctataatttccacctgttgtctattccatttgcacaacagcatgtgaaatttattgtcaatcagtgttgcttcctaagtggacagtttgattccacagaagtgtgattgacttgggagttacattgtgttgtttaagtgttccctttattttttttgagcagtgtatagaTATATATTAAAAGGGGGAGACATATTGTTGTGATATTCCCAATGATTTTAATGACCATATAGATAAAGCTACAAAGGATATTTTTTATGAAGACCAAGCAGTATTGCTTGGTAGGTTGTCAACTGCCACTCAAAGATGGTTTAGAATAGCTATTAAGGATAATTTAAGGTAACATTTAAGCTGTCAGGAATACCAAGGCATTTTATTTCTTACCAAAATATTTGTATATCTGTAGAGGATTTTCAGTCAGCTAAAGGATAGAAACACAACTGCTTTACTGTACTCCTATGTGCCACCTCAGGTacaccattaaaaaaaaaaatgtttttacacgAGTTTCAACACGGTTCGTAAATGTGTAGATCTCGGTTGGttgaaatacattttgaattcaatgTTTCCTAGAGTAACTTTGAATCATTATCAGCATAGTGTTTTATAGATTAGAGGCTGTATTTACATGCTGCTGTACCATAGAGAAGGCCCGtgtttaaaataaattaaaaaatgcTATGAGTCGTATTGATAAACAGCGCCCTCTTCTGGCTAAATGTACTGAGTAATTTACAACAACATTACATTTTGGCATGACAGTCTACTCTTTTGACAAACCGGGTGTTTATTTAATTCCATAGGGGTCAACCAATttaccatcattgtaaatagATTGCTATGGTGTGACTGAGTGTAGGTAGATAGATAGTAGCCTATATGATGCTAACTGAAGTGTCAGCCCGAGGATGCATGTAATATCAGAGACAGGTCAGATTTTTCAAGCACCCATAACTTTATCACAGCAATCCTACAGTATGAACTCTTGCTCAATCCAATAATATCGAATCTGACAGACTGTCATGGTTCATTGGAATAACCTGTAGATGGCAGGAGAACACAAGTCAACATTTCCTTTCTCATTATATTAAGGACACCATAGAGTCAGCTTCGGGAACGTCATTAGTAAGATACAACCGCTTACatagcattatgggtactgtagtacatcatgccACATCTCGTTTTAGCTCAGCATCATGCTACGGACGTTAGCCTCAATTTAACAATTTTCTGTTGCTCAAAAACAGCTCCGCTGTTCCAACAGACACAGACCAACCAGGCTCAACACACCTTTGTCTATGTTTGTGAAGTAAACATGACACATTCCACCCGGACATTAAGGACTTCTGGTCTGTAAGGTGCACATTTAGAAATGTCTTCGTGTGTCATGATCATGGAATTAGATGGACTTGTGAAGTGAACTTTCCCCGTTGACATGATGGTTTGGTTTGCATTTAGTCCTTGTAAGGGTTCCTTCCCACAAAATGATTGCCTTTTGTGTCCCTTTGATATttgaagtagaaattgtgcacaacTATTGcatttttaaaagcctgttatattaataAATGTGCCCCTTTCATACGAACTACATACATTATTCCtatttaaaatcagatttttttaaaaTTAAGACTTGCTAAAGTGTCAAAATCCATCATTTTGCAttctgacttctaggaagattttaacccacttaatctGCAAATTTCTCCCAAGTTTTCACATCAttctattttgttgctttgacaaaagTCAGTCATTTCTGAAACTGATGTTTTCTTTAATGTGATTAGTGAATAATTTATGTCTACCTCATTTTAAAGTCAACCCTGTAacgtgaactgaactctcgtttttatg includes:
- the LOC135552651 gene encoding protein phosphatase 1 regulatory subunit 14A-like isoform X3, translated to MAANRVGRRCNNKVHSPSRGPGRDPGLSLQKRQARVTVKYNRKELQRRLDVEKWIDCSLDELYLGREEEMPEEVNIDGLLDLKSDEERTHRLQEMFHTCNNTESLLILEILQPGILGKPGTEVTNHDSTYSS
- the LOC135552651 gene encoding protein phosphatase 1 regulatory subunit 14A-like isoform X1; its protein translation is MAANRVGRRCNNKVHSPSRGPGRDPGLSLQKRQARVTVKYNRKELQRRLDVEKWIDCSLDELYLGREEEMPEEVNIDGLLDLKSDEERTHRLQEMFHTCNNTESLLILEILQPGILGKPGFHQGAGVETPRAAETGGPPQQWHRTTPATHLPQQAKLCRPRGDLKALLRSPSTPEPDSPFPPSLMPRTSSGKHGVLLVFTLCSTHCQIHIKQPDLTTYHKLCRHLIFCPHTHTHTHSHNAQAVPATFVPLQCQMSSV
- the LOC135552651 gene encoding protein phosphatase 1 regulatory subunit 14A-like isoform X2; protein product: MAANRVGRRCNNKVHSPSRGPGRDPGLSLQKRQARVTVKYNRKELQRRLDVEKWIDCSLDELYLGREEEMPEEVNIDGLLDLKSDEERTHRLQEMFHTCNNTEVFIKELVLKLHGLQKQEDLHNNGIEQPQLHIFPNRQNSADREVI